From Candidatus Tisiphia endosymbiont of Melanophora roralis, a single genomic window includes:
- a CDS encoding MFS transporter, whose amino-acid sequence MIGYPQEQRSLNKEQKEAVRLLSIGTFLEYFDLMIYVHMAGVLNELFFPKTDPHTTALYSAGAFCTTYLLRPLGALIFGWIGDNIGRKSTVIITTFMMSSACVVMANLPTYEQVGIVAVWIAIICRAVQGMSSMGEIVGAELYLTEMLAPPIQYASVGLIGACAVLGTVGALAISSLVVCYGINWRIAFWIGAIIAFVGSVARKKLREAPEFADAKRRIKKVFKTTNTDINILKNDPIWQEKVNKKTVIAFFLLQCALPVCVYFIYIYCGNILKTSFGYTVPEIIKHNFIVCIMELLITLILCYLSLKVYPLLIIKITLLIFSIFMIFCPYLLNNVNSPYQLFFIQFFIVLWKQCLNPATPICLKSFPIFKRFTYASMTFSVSRAMIYVISAFGFVYLVECFGNWGIWFIIIPIIIGFTYGLLHFENLTKIAKIIHSKNCIV is encoded by the coding sequence ATGATAGGGTATCCTCAAGAACAAAGAAGTTTAAACAAAGAACAAAAAGAAGCTGTGAGGTTACTATCAATAGGCACATTCCTTGAATATTTTGATTTGATGATTTACGTTCATATGGCAGGGGTTCTTAATGAATTATTTTTTCCCAAAACTGATCCACACACTACTGCTTTGTATTCTGCAGGTGCTTTTTGTACAACTTACCTACTTAGACCATTAGGGGCTTTAATATTTGGATGGATAGGTGATAATATAGGGCGTAAATCAACAGTTATCATCACAACTTTCATGATGTCATCTGCTTGCGTTGTTATGGCTAATCTTCCTACTTACGAACAAGTAGGAATCGTAGCGGTTTGGATAGCGATTATCTGCCGGGCTGTTCAAGGTATGTCTTCTATGGGCGAAATAGTAGGGGCAGAACTTTATTTAACTGAAATGCTTGCGCCCCCAATACAATATGCAAGTGTTGGATTGATAGGGGCTTGTGCTGTCCTAGGAACAGTAGGAGCTTTGGCAATTTCTTCACTTGTTGTTTGTTATGGTATTAATTGGCGTATAGCATTTTGGATTGGTGCAATAATTGCATTTGTTGGTTCTGTTGCAAGAAAAAAACTTAGAGAAGCCCCAGAATTTGCCGATGCCAAACGTCGAATAAAAAAAGTTTTTAAAACAACTAATACAGATATAAATATTTTAAAAAACGATCCTATTTGGCAAGAAAAAGTTAATAAAAAAACTGTAATAGCTTTCTTTTTACTACAATGTGCCTTACCGGTATGTGTTTATTTTATTTATATATATTGTGGTAATATTTTAAAAACTAGCTTTGGTTACACAGTACCCGAAATTATTAAGCATAATTTTATTGTTTGTATAATGGAGTTGTTAATCACATTAATATTATGTTATTTAAGTTTAAAAGTTTATCCATTATTAATCATAAAAATTACACTGCTAATATTTTCTATTTTTATGATATTTTGTCCGTATTTATTGAATAATGTTAATTCTCCTTATCAGTTATTTTTTATTCAATTTTTTATAGTCTTATGGAAACAATGCTTAAACCCCGCTACTCCTATTTGTTTAAAAAGCTTTCCTATATTTAAACGTTTTACCTATGCTAGCATGACATTTTCTGTATCTCGTGCTATGATATATGTTATTAGTGCTTTTGGTTTTGTCTACCTTGTTGAGTGTTTTGGCAATTGGGGAATATGGTTTATTATAATTCCTATAATCATTGGTTTTACTTACGGATTATTGCATTTTGAAAACCTGACGAAAATAGCTAAAATCATCCACTCAAAAAACTGTATAGTCTAG
- a CDS encoding portal protein — translation MADKIMPLTGMENLIPTEIEQNQCRDAIYKAFYIDIFRMQKENKEMTATEVQIRTEEQYRLMSPMVGRIETEFL, via the coding sequence ATGGCGGATAAAATAATGCCCCTAACTGGTATGGAAAATCTTATACCTACTGAGATAGAACAAAATCAATGTCGCGATGCCATATATAAGGCATTCTATATCGATATATTTAGGATGCAGAAGGAAAATAAAGAAATGACTGCCACTGAGGTGCAAATTAGAACGGAGGAGCAATACCGGTTAATGTCACCAATGGTTGGTAGAATCGAGACGGAATTTCTTTGA
- a CDS encoding HD domain-containing protein, with protein MEDIENWQIKFKSCEYSAKLLSKLISLNEKVTHPVDIREIIKSIYCAKKYHGSQMRQSGEPCYSHPIEVAYMFASYTAQAVHQLFNTNMIVTSLLHDTIEDTKLTEEMITQIFGSLIASQVEALTRIKPYGKISSKEILDLLVQQEKYDVALIKIFDRIHNLQTLGARSPEKALKVVKETIGYFITLCIRLEIPTAEQQLVNLCYKNLPINSIPALDYTVF; from the coding sequence ATGGAAGATATTGAAAATTGGCAGATAAAGTTTAAATCTTGCGAATATTCTGCTAAGTTACTTAGTAAATTGATTTCACTAAATGAAAAAGTAACTCACCCAGTAGATATCAGAGAAATTATCAAATCTATCTATTGTGCTAAGAAATATCATGGTAGTCAAATGCGGCAATCAGGTGAACCATGTTACTCACACCCGATTGAAGTAGCTTATATGTTTGCTAGCTATACAGCTCAAGCAGTTCACCAATTGTTTAACACTAACATGATCGTTACCAGTTTACTACACGACACGATCGAAGATACAAAACTTACCGAAGAGATGATTACTCAAATTTTTGGGAGTCTAATTGCTAGCCAAGTGGAAGCTCTAACAAGAATCAAGCCTTACGGCAAGATTAGCTCCAAAGAGATTTTAGATTTATTAGTTCAACAAGAAAAATATGATGTAGCATTGATTAAAATTTTTGATCGCATTCACAACTTACAAACTCTAGGAGCTAGATCACCTGAAAAGGCACTGAAGGTAGTTAAGGAAACTATAGGATATTTTATAACTCTTTGTATTCGCTTAGAAATACCAACAGCCGAACAACAATTAGTAAATCTATGTTACAAAAATTTGCCTATTAACTCCATACCGGCTCTAGACTATACAGTTTTTTGA